The following is a genomic window from Vicia villosa cultivar HV-30 ecotype Madison, WI unplaced genomic scaffold, Vvil1.0 ctg.001147F_1_1_1, whole genome shotgun sequence.
ctgctggggcaaggttagtcagctgtaaatggattttcaaagttaaggaaggaattgaaggagtgacgtcgaaaagatacaaggcaaggttagttgcaaggggtttcactcataaagaaggtgtcgacttcaatgatgtgttttctcctgttgtgaagcataggtccattcgaatgttgcttgccatggtggcacagttcgatcttgaactggaacagatggatgtgaagactgcgttcttgtatggtgatctagatgaaacgatcctgatgaggcaacctgaagggtatgtcgaaaaggggaaggaagattatgtgtgcaagttaaagagatctttgtatgggctgaaacaatctcctcgacagtggaataggagattcgacaagttcatggcacgcacaagtttcattagaagtcagttcgaccactacgtttacttcagatttcgacctgtgAATACAGAAGAAGCActcaagaagaaagtctggctgaagaccatgaaagaagaacttgaggctatagaaagaaacagaaATTGAGAGTTGACTGAGCTTCCAAAGGAGAAGAAAGTCATCAACGTAGATGGATTTTCAAGGTGAAATTGAAGTCAGATGGATGAATAGGCAAACACAAAGTAAGGTTAGTTGCTAGAGAATTTCtacataaatataattttgaCTACTTTGAAGTGTTTGATCCTGTAGcaagacatgaaacaatcagattgGTGATTGCTACTTATGCAAATAGAAATTGGTCTCTGATGCATTTAGATGTGAAATCTGCATTTCTAAACGGTCCGTTACAAAAAGAGGTATACGTGTTACAATCCTGCaaattttacttttaaaattaattaaataattaatgtatctgatcaatatatataaatcaatatatataaatcaaatataaatcaatatataaaaattaaatatattaattgtgtaatgaatttaaaaagtaaaatttgcttataatttattacaaacAAATTTTTGGGCTTTGTTAGAATGCTTTGTAAAAATTATTGCGAACCTATTCATAAATGacaaatattattatgaaattaaaaaaaaggatAGATATTGAAGAGAATATGATAGTTTAGAGACTAAATTGATAATTTATTCTAAAGTTAAAAGAGTGATAAAAATTGGAATTCACACATGTTGCAGTAGACAAAAACAAAAGGATGTAGAGGCTGCTGCAAACAAGTTATTGTGAAGTGAGATGTATGAAAACAAGTCATTGTAAATTTCAGTTTTTTTGGTATCTTTATTTCCCCATTCTTGTGATAATTTTTTAGTTCCATTCGTTTTTTTTCTTCATACATGGcgttttttatttcaatatttatttataaaggaAAAAGGAGATAAATGATttcatatttgatattatataatcTCCACTCTTTAACTTTAAAAGATAGGGTTGCCTAGAACAAATATCTCAATTtgtaaccaatcgttagttgcaACTATAGATTTTGGCCTTATTTGAAAGGTTCTTAATTATAGTCAATGAATTTTATTTGACTAAGCTTATTGTGAACAAAACACGAAGCTTCTTAGAAATAATCTCATTATTATTCTAATAGTAACTTGTTTTAATTTCAAAACAAGAACTTGTTCTCATATATCTCACTTCACAATAACCTCTGAAACCCTTTGCTGTTTTCTTTCTGGTTTGAAGCTAAGAGACATCCTTTCTGATCTACTGCAACATGGGTGAGTTCCACTTTCTTCCtttcatttaattttgtttaactTAATATACAATGTTGACAACTATTTGCTGACTTAGATGTTTCATGTTGGTAACATTTTGCAGCAGCAAATATTAGGTGTGCACTTCTTCGATGTAGCGTTCTTGTTCGTACTAAGGCGGAACAGATGGTGTCCGAGGAAGTTAATGAAAAACAATATGTATTGAATAAGATTCGCGAAGTCTTTAAGGATGTTGGAAAAGAAATGTATAGGTTGGTTTCAAATCGACATCTTGTGCGACTAAAAGTTGAAGCAACTGATCGTAAAACTGATAAGGTCAGTGATGATGTTTTTGTGTGGCTAAAAGAAACAGACATAGTCATACAAGAGGTGGAGAATGTCACATTACAAGCAAGAAGAACACAGCAATGGAATCCGCTTATAAAATTGCTGAAAAAAATAACAACACTCAATATGAAAAGCGAGTTTGAACCGTTTTCAATTCCGATTCCAAGTTTAGAGCACTTCTCTTCAGGAAATATTGTTTGTTTTAAGTCTAGAGAAAAGGCTTCAGATCAACTTTTAGCGGCCTTGCAAGACGATAATTGTTCGATGATTGGATTATACGGAAGGCAGGGATCCGGTAAAACAACATTGGTGAAAGCAGTGGGCGAGAAAGGTAAGTTTTTAAAGATTTTTGATGAAGTTTTATTTGCCACAGTGTCCCAAAATGCAAATATCAAAACGATGCAAGAGGAAATTGCTGATTCGTTGGATATAAGCTTTGATAAAAACAGTGAAGCCGGAAGAGCAAGAAGAATATTCTCCACAATAGAAAGTATGAATCGTCCAATTCTAGTTATTTTTGATGATGTTCAAGTGAAATTTGATCCAGAGGATGTAGGTATTCCTTGTAATAGTAATCTATGCAAGATCCTTTTGACTACACGTGATCGGGAAGATTGTGATAAGATGTACTCTCAAAGAAATATTCAACTTGATTCCTTATCTAAAGAAGAAGCTTGGACTTTGTTTGAAAAACATTCGGGCATTCATGACGAGGAGTGCTCCTCCTCGTTCGACTTATTGAATGTCGCACATGAAGTTGCTTTTGAGTGTGAAGGGATGCctaaattgattaaagatgtggCATCTTCTTTAAGAAGTAAATCAATTGATGAATGGAAAGCATCGCTAGAGAGTCTTAAACATTCAATGGCCAAATGGCAAATTTTTCTTAGTTTTAGAGGAGAAGATACGCGCTACTCTTTTACAGGTTCTCTTTCTCAAGCTTTATGTCAAGGGGGATTCAAGACCTTTATGGATGATGGAGGATTGCAAACTGGAGACCAAATTTCACCATCTCTTCTAAATGCCATTGAAGCATCCAGACTTTCGATTATTGTCTTATCTGAAAACTATGCAAATTCCACATGGTGTCTTGATGAACTTGTCAAGATTCTCGAGTGCAAGAAATTGAAGAATCAATTGGTTTGGCCAATATTTTACAAAGTGGATCCATCTGATATCAGACATATGAGAAAATGTTTTGGAAAAGACATGGCTcgacatgaaaatatatttggaaTTGATTCTGAGAGAGTGCAAAAATGGAAGTCAGCTTTAAGTGAAGTGTGCAATTTGTCTGGAAAAGCTTATACAACTGGGTACGAATATGAATTTATTCAAAAGATTGTAGAAGATGCCAATCACATTAGAAGTCGTTTGCATATACGAAACATATAGATATGTGCCAATCATGTTAAAACACCATTTTGTTTGGCAATGGTTTcttatatgaaaaaaatatgtGGAAATATATTAGTAGTTGAAAATAATTTGATGTAGGAAGGCTTTAAGCCATCTGAATTTGTTTTATTCCAAaaatagaattttaatattttttataactttttattttatttttgttttggattaaaagtttcttagagttttttttttctttcaattttatttacgTTTTGGATTAAAAGTCTAATTATATTTCTTTGCTTCTACATTTAAACGCTTTTGGCATGAGTCAAATATCATCTTTTGATATAATAAAGTTCAGTATTTTCTTTATCGAGTGGATTCCAGAGTTTACCTGATAGGTTTTGCACTTGCAATCTTATGTTCTCATTTTAGGTTTAGCGCTTACTAATTCTTAGTGTTTACGACTGCGTCAGGTGGAATTAGAGCagattttctcctttttctttttgtaaCTTGATCAGCCATGAGAGATCAACCGGTGACCAGAGCATATCTTGAAGGAATTACCGCGACTATAACTGCTTTGACTGAATAGATGGCGAAATTTGCAAATCAGATGAACAACACAAACAACAATGAGAATTAGTAAAGAGACACATGAAGAGAACAGGTTAGGGTTCTGCAGGGTGGAAACAACCATCGTGCTGGCATTGCTGAAAATTTGAGTTATGAATAAGAAAAACCCTACAAAAAAGAGGTAGTTGATCATGAGAATCGACATAACCATGATTATCGAGTAAAAACTGATATTCCATTATTCTATGAAACGATGGGAGTGGAGGAGTTTTGGATTGGCAAATCGATATCGATGGGTTCTTCGACATTATGGCAtccatgagaacaaacaagttatgATGGTGGCGATCAGGATGAAGAGTACTACTGCTTTCTGGTAGAATAAACTTGTTGTTTTGAGACAGACGCATCAATGTTCTGAGCAGGAAAGACACTTTGAAAGTTTTAATATGCCTAGTTAAAGAACATTGATAGACACTATTTTTTAAAGTTCAATACACACATGGTACATTTTGACAAAGGTTACAAATGGAGAGACATAGGTTTCTTTGATTGAAACCGTCCTTAAAAATCACAATGAGTATTTTCAAAATAacaatggatgcatcaagtacaATGGGGTTTTTTATCGTTACAAAAGTCACGTGTTTACATTATAGATAAATATTTGCTTATGATATGAGTATATGAGAAGGCCCATCTTTTAGAATAACATTAACTTTATGATAAACTAATCCAACATATTTAACAAAGTTTTGGAAGAACAAGCAAccacaataaaatataaatttaatagaaCTTCATATAATATATAGGTTAGTATCtagaaaatgatatatatattttgagTGATCTATATTTGTCGAGACTATTCTAATAttgaagagagaaaagagaaaattatttttcaaatatcAGGAATTATGAGTGTTCGCGCTGCAGTTTGGGCAGTTTTTATGTTAATAATCATCCGTACCGCATGTGAAAAAATAtggggtttggtttggttcagttggcgttcaaaaataaaaccaaatcaaaccaaactaaactaatgcggtttggattggttcgattaattcaattttttacaacaaaaaaaaaaatattgagcaATACATACACTTATAGAGGAAAATATAATTATGTGTTTAATCGTTTATACATTACTAACAAAAagtttataattgtcaaaataagtTTATAATTTGATACATAAAAATGTGTCTTAAATTTTATCTTAGGTTTAAAGAATAATATACTTGAAATTATAttcgtaaataaatattatacatagaatacgataaaatatattttgtcaaaataatatttataaatgaataatattttattttttgatgatatattaattaaaataaagggttaatagtaatttatcccctataatatgagcgtgtttcggtttatcCTCCACGGTtgtcaaaggcaggttttggcaacagtttttttgaaaaaaccgttgccaaaagataGGGAGATGGAAAAACAatattcgctaacattacaagggtgaattactattaaccttaaaataaatcatacaaaaaatataataaaatatacacGTAATACTATTGATTtcttaaaaaattaaagaaatatatattagtgagtaagattttgtaacataatgtggtttgatttggttcggttagtaaaatataaaccgcaaaccaaaccaaaccgcgcgATTCTGTTAAAAAGTGACACAAACACATTTGAACCAAATACAATTTTTTACGATGTCAATTTGATTTGTTCAATTTTGTAGTTTTCTAGTGGATCAATTTGATTTTGGACACATTGAtcagaattagaaaaataaaatattgataagaTGTATTGAGTGCTCAAATCTCTCAATTTTCAATTTACATATACCTCAATACGTGTTTGGCATGTGAAAACCTTCAAACATACAATatatacatacatgcatcatactACACCATACAATTGTTGAAGACAACCAACTCACATAATGTGAATCTTTAATGGACCTCATCCAAGTATGACAACAAGATTAAGAAAAACAGTAAGTCTTCGTGAACAATATTTTCGATAACAATTTTAGAAAATTTAGTCGAATATATTTGACAACATTTTCAATTATGcatttaaaacaaaaaacaaaaaaattaagggTGAGT
Proteins encoded in this region:
- the LOC131633611 gene encoding probable disease resistance protein At1g52660, which gives rise to MAANIRCALLRCSVLVRTKAEQMVSEEVNEKQYVLNKIREVFKDVGKEMYRLVSNRHLVRLKVEATDRKTDKVSDDVFVWLKETDIVIQEVENVTLQARRTQQWNPLIKLLKKITTLNMKSEFEPFSIPIPSLEHFSSGNIVCFKSREKASDQLLAALQDDNCSMIGLYGRQGSGKTTLVKAVGEKGKFLKIFDEVLFATVSQNANIKTMQEEIADSLDISFDKNSEAGRARRIFSTIESMNRPILVIFDDVQVKFDPEDVGIPCNSNLCKILLTTRDREDCDKMYSQRNIQLDSLSKEEAWTLFEKHSGIHDEECSSSFDLLNVAHEVAFECEGMPKLIKDVASSLRSKSIDEWKASLESLKHSMAKWQIFLSFRGEDTRYSFTGSLSQALCQGGFKTFMDDGGLQTGDQISPSLLNAIEASRLSIIVLSENYANSTWCLDELVKILECKKLKNQLVWPIFYKVDPSDIRHMRKCFGKDMARHENIFGIDSERVQKWKSALSEVCNLSGKAYTTGYEYEFIQKIVEDANHIRSRLHIRNI